A single region of the Calonectris borealis chromosome 21, bCalBor7.hap1.2, whole genome shotgun sequence genome encodes:
- the ASB6 gene encoding ankyrin repeat and SOCS box protein 6: MPFLHGFRRIIFEYQPLVDEILGLLAIQDAERQSALESPACLGSDRSQLSAVRRVLERETHSPFYQEGVSYALLKVTELGLVPAAEILLEFGADLSFEDPVTYYTPLHIAVLRNQPDMVELLVRHGADINRRDRIHESSPLDLASEEPERLPCLQRLLQLGADVNAADKNGKTALLHALASSDGVQIHNTESIRLLLEGGADVRATTKDGDTVFTYVIFLLGEMVCSNAEEAQVINRFCFRVTQLLLAHGANPSECPAPESLTHLCFKSFKRHFPLLRFLLESGAAYNCSLHGPSCWSGFHIVFECLCSHLSVSEDDSFSTDLIQKGQTLLELMMASSQAIQLPSNFEINTSSCRYHGEKIRTLFCSLKQLERSPQALKHLCRVFIRQRLKPWPVDVKIKALPLPDRLKWYLLIDHAAAGHEDL, encoded by the exons ATGCCTTTCCTGCACGGCTTCCGCAGGATCATCTTCGAGTATCAGCCCCTGGTAGACGAGATCTTGGGGTTGCTGGCGATACAGGATGCAGAAAGGCAGAGCGCCCTTGAGAG CCCTGCCTGTCTGGGCAGCGACAGGAGCCAGCTCTCAGCTGTGAGACGAGTCTTGGAAAGGGAGACCCACTCCCCGTTTTATCAGGAAGGCGTGAGCTATGCCCTGCTGAAGGTCACTGAGCTGGGGCTCGTCCCCGCCGCAGAAATCCTCCTGGAGTTTGGAGCTGACCTCAGCTTTGAAG ATCCGGTCACCTACTACACCCCCCTGCACATCGCAGTGCTCCGCAACCAGCCGGATATGGTGGAGCTCCTGGTGCGCCACGGGGCTGACATCAACCGCAGAGACCGG atccATGAGAGCAGTCCCCTCGACCTGGCCAGCGAGGAGCCTGAGCGGTTGCCGTGTCTCCAGCGGCTGCTTCAGCTTGGGGCCGATGTCAACGCAGCTGACAAAAACG GAAAGACAGCGCTGTTGCACGCCCTGGCCAGCAGTGACGGTGTCCAGATCCACAACACCGAGAGCATCCGTCTCTTGTTGGAAGGAG GTGCGGACGTCAGAGCCACCACCAAAGATGGTGACACTGTCTTCACCTACGTCATCTTCCTGCTGGGAGAGATGGTGTGCAGCAACGCTGAGGAGGCACAGGTGATCAATCGCTTCTGCTTTCGTGTCACGCAGCTGCTGCTGGCCCACGGTGCCAACCCCAGCGAGTGCCCGGCCCCCGAGTCCCTCACCCACCTCTGCTTCAAAAGCTTCAAACGCCATTTCCCGCTGCTGCGTTTCTTGCTGGAGTCGGGTGCTGCCTACAACTGCTCCCTCCACGGTCCCTCCTGCTGGTCAGGCTTCCACATTGTCTTCgagtgcctctgctcgcacctcagtGTCTCCGAAGATGACAGCTTCTCTACAGACCTCATCCAGAAGGGTCAGACTCTGCTGGAGCTCATGATGGCCAGTTCACAAGCCATCCAGCTGCCCAGCAACTTTGAGATCAACACCAGCAGCTGTAGGTACCACGGGGAGAAGATCAGGACTCTCTTCTGCTCTCTGAAGCAGCTGGAGCGCTCCCCACAGGCACTGAAACATCTCTGCAGGGTGTTTATCCGGCAGCGCCTTAAACCGTGGCCAGTAGATGTCAAAATCAAGGCTCTACCTCTTCCAGACAGGCTGAAGTGGTACCTCCTCATTGACCACGCTGCTGCTGGGCACGAGGACCTCTGA
- the NTMT1 gene encoding N-terminal Xaa-Pro-Lys N-methyltransferase 1, with protein sequence MTSEVVENEFEFYSKAEKYWKDVPATVDGMLGGYGHISSIDINSSRKFLQKFLRDGPNRTGTSRALDCGAGIGRITKWLLLPLFKTVDMVDVTENFLTKAKSYLGEEGRRVRNYFCCGLQDFSPEPNSYDVIWIQWVIGHLTDNDLSDFLKRCRAGLRPNGIVVIKDNMAQEGVIMDDVDSSVCRDLDVVRKIIRRAGLHLLAEERQENFPDEIYHVYTFAMR encoded by the exons ATGACGAGCGAGGTGGTGGAGAACGAGTTCGAGTTTTACTCCAAGGCGGAGAAGTACTGGAAGGACGTGCCCGCCACGGTGGACGGCATGCTGGGGGGCTACGGCCACATCTCCAGCATCGACATCAACAGCTCCAGGAAGTTCCTGCAGAAGTTTCTGCGG GATGGCCCCAACCGGACGGGGACATCCCGTGCTCTGGACTGCGGGGCAGGCATCGGCCGGATCACCaagtggctgctgctgcccctcttcAAGACGGTGGACATGGTGGACGTGACGGAGAACTTCCTCACCAAGGCCAAGAGCTacctgggagaggagggcaggcGGGTGCGCAACTACTTCTGCTGCGGCCTCCAGGACTTCAGCCCCGAGCCAAACTCCTACGATGTCATCTGGATCCAGTGGGTCATCG GACACCTCACTGACAACGACCTCTCCGACTTCCTGAAGCGCTGCCGTGCCGGCCTGCGGCCCAACGGCATCGTGGTCATCAAGGACAACATGGCTCAGGAGGGAGTGATCATGGACGATGTGGACAGCAGTGTCTGCCGGGACCTGGACGTCGTCCGTAAGATCATCCGCCGAGCTGGGCTGCACCTCCTGGCCGAGGAGCGCCAGGAGAACTTCCCCGATGAGATCTACCACGTCTACACCTTTGCCATGAGATGA